Within Topomyia yanbarensis strain Yona2022 chromosome 2, ASM3024719v1, whole genome shotgun sequence, the genomic segment AGGTGCTCACTAACTAGTATGAGTGCCgctttttcatttaaaataatgcATTGGATtaaatttttaccattttttttgttaaccatttttgttaacgacctattaagtcaatttgtcaacagttgttacggcatttaattagcaagggactggaaggttaagtatatttttcaatatttagagccatagtactcaagggagagcaaggagttgaagggagaaagtttagaaaaacgtggaaggatcatatatgcaagcttagagctcaccggcgacttaactttttgtctgctaccgtaggagtcagggtcttttggcattagaaatgcgaatcacctgagtctacggcatgtccggacaagcgtaaagtcacttgttatttcatgctgtcggaaccgtccgtccgaaaatctttaaaatcgtgaccgaccatcttagattccaatgaaactttacacgtttcaccgtcatgcaaggctaaatattttccacaggtaataagattatttttttcgggcagaagtattcattccctgtaacttgttctcagatagttttgccaagttttgatgtataaaatacactaatcgaacaaaaaaattttgaaattcatacacgtagaaacgtttacgaccttttgaaaaattactcttgtatcaaaatattccaattgccagagaatatcatggaggtcatattttgcggtcggccggtttctcatggaatccctcaaatgTCTTTACATTTTATCGgttattgattttgagccagaaGTCAGTCAGACATCTGaataaatttgtcttcaaaatgaaaaactcgtcttcacaacatttcaaatgtcttcaaaatgaagacaaatcAGGCATATCTGGACAGGATAcacgcagaaatctgacagtgctgccaaaccaagactgacagaaatctagcagagcggtctgccagaaaatttggtgatTGGGCTTCATTGGactattttgaaaccaaccgttcttacaCGCAACCGTAgaataacctacagaataagttcttttaacttaaatttaggtacttttgagctgtgcatcgctttcgcacttattagtgttgtcaaaaacaaagcgAGAGATTCCACTCAGACGAGATCTTCCgcgcagtaaggtacttttaagttgtttggggtatactcaaaattaggtaaattcaacttaaatttaagtaaattaaactcaaggttgagtcacagacaaacagacataacactctaaACTTCACCTTCGCTCATGTTGAAAACAGTTATTTTAATAAGATATTAGTGTGCAGGAATGCCACACTCAGTATGGGGGCGTTATTGTTCTTTAGAAAATTATGCGCAGTAGTCTGGTAAATAACTTAGGAAATTTGGTCACCGGTGCGAGTTTGTGTTGTGTCAAAACAGAAGAGCAGCAACAATCGAAAAGTCCACGAGATCATCAAACGTACTACATATTGTTTTTAGGATACtcaataatataataatattgtTTTCAGCTATACATGTTGGGTGCAATTTATTGCACGTAAGAACTACTGATTAATCCTCCGGCACTCGTGTGAGTGGCGAACCTAATCCAACGTCGCAAGTGGTGGAAGgatgaaaagaaaaatttaGAGTATTTTAGAGTTAAGAGTCTGAAAGCATTTCGTTTAAAAGCAAAAGTCTGAACGAATTAATTGTTGATGCTGCGAAGATTTTCTATTGAACAAGGTGTGGTTGATAGGAACATTCACTATATCTTTTATGTAggataaaaagtgtttgaaatgaATTTTGACGATAAGAAATAGCAAGTGAACCTTTTCGTATCAATTTTACTGACTTTTACATTTAGCTTACAACATTTAATTTTGATATAGATAAAAACTTATTATCACTTATACAGATATATGAATTCATCTAACCAACCTATAGTATAACATAATGAAATCCGGATGTTTCTTTAACATCACATGTTACGGGAAAATTTACAGAAACCAGCAATTTAGTTAACAGGTAATTTTAATTCGTGAATCGTAAAGCTGGCTGTATTGAGGATATGTTAACGACAACCTCTTCATCATTGCAAAAAATACCATATATCTGAAATTATGCTTTCCGGCAAAATGAGTTTTGAAATATGCGAGGAGGGTTACCATATTTCCTTCTTGAAACAGAACAGCATATGGACTATGTGTTTGCTTCAGACGGGAATGCAACCCAAAAATGGAAAACTCTAGCGATAGGAATGAGTGTTACTTGTTCACTTGAATTAAGCCTTCGATTTGGTGGCATTTTGTTGCTGCTTTGTTGAGGTCAGCTCATCCCTTAGGTATATTTTAGGAAATAGAGCTGGTATTTTACATGAATTTCTCGTTGTGATGGCTAgtacaaacaaacaaactttcgttgcgAAGCATTCCGATGGTCTAGCTAGTTGTCAAAGACGACCAACGCAATCTTCGATGAGGTGAGTAAAGAAGTTATGCAGGAATGAcgatagcacagagaacagacgtccatcttcagcattcaacttgtgtaaaatctctaacggtttcgaagtagtttggatatctaaaccaggtgtgctactgtcgtcatgttttttttgtggctgagtgcgacagaatcgacagcggttattcctctacccagtcaaactagtccggaaccgattcggacttccagcatgaatttcagctcaaatgtgccaaccgatagagtcggaatcggttgttttctttgagctagattccatgctgaatccatccaggatttcgaaccggttccggaatcgatttgacggatagttgggataggttggtgtggcggcgctagtgtttttcgtatattaattcaaatgtttacacacgttttttaaataattttgttcgatcatggatgtctgttctctgtgacgaTAGATAGCGCTAGTGGTTAGCTGGAATGATTTTTGAAATGTGATCGATAGAAATATCGAATTATCattcaaagtgttatgtctgtttgtctgtggttgagttattatttttgccgtagttaaatggaaactaccttcaacacggtttatctaattttaccttcctgcacgagattgagtcaaaagtactgaattttaggtagtttttcggtggcgtgtagggGGCAGAAAGCGAGTATGCTACAGTAGCGGCCGTAGATACATGAGTTTTTTTGTAGGTAAGTCCACAGCAGTTTCGTTTTTGACATTGCACAGGGACTACACCAGAAGTCCCacacaaaattgaaaatatttggcTATTTATTTCAActtgaattaattttataattttatggtTTCGCGTAGTACGCAAAAAGTTTTACATAGATTCGTAGGATATATGCTTTCATCAAGAGGATAATGGAAGGACAATGGGCGAAACCCCGATATGTGTCAAAATGGGCTCTACGCAAAGGTAAATGTATCCTGTAATGAATACGTACAAACTGATTAATCAAAATAAACTTGTACTTACAGAAGCACTTGCTCGTGCTCTGGTACAGGAATACAAGTGCGGTATCTGTTTAAACGAGTTTAAGACCAAGCAAATGCTATCAATCCACATAACTAACCATCACGGCCCAAAACGCGCACAGTCTTACAAATGGGTTAATCCGGCACTAACAGGACCGGCTCCACCAAAACCGCAAAAATGCGAAACTTGCAGCAGAGTGTATATGACCGAAGATCAGCTGCGCCAACACATAAACACTCATTTTCAGAAATCGTCCTACGATTGCTATATTTGTGACAAACGCTTCCCCGCGGATGTGCCGTTGATAGGTCATTTGTATTACGAGTGCGACACAGAGAAAAAAGTTGTTCCCCTTAACAATCCCAAACGGCCCGAAGCCGACCTGATGTTATATACAATTAAGCGTGTTAGGTGTATGGTTTGCCAAATACCATTTGCCAACCTTGAAAAACTTAAAAAACATATGGCAAAGAAGCGTCACATGGAGGTATGTAGAGCTTCAGGGAAGTTGGCTTGTGACATGTGTCAAGTCATTTTCCCAACTACTGATCGGTACGCTGAACATACGTGCGCGTTTGTATGCTAGGAAAAAATTGTTAATTCTAATGTTAAGCATCCTTATTCTGCAATACgaggattgtttttttttcgagattcaGGGACAGCAAAGTCGTGCGGCAGtcgaattctatctggccacgtttcttaaaaaaatcaatacatCGTAATGCTGACTATTGCTTAATAGTGCATAGAAATAGGTAAGAATAAGAATAAAGAAAATATACCTTTTGAATCTATGAAACAATGTTTTACAATATAAATATTCATATTTACGTGTAACTAGATACTGTAGTTCTAGTAGATTATACCCCGAGCGTGCCATTTGACACAATGAACTTTTGCATAACGGGCAgtcggcataattttgagagatGGATACACTgcgggtcatttggcataattttgcgacaagatcacactgaaggtcatttggcataaaattGCAcagtgctacaaaataaaaatattgaatatacTTTTCAAGCGATCAAGTAAAGGTTTAGGGGTCTGGTCATCTACAACTCAAAATCACTGGATTGATTATGTAAAGTATGCTGGTAAagtctttgtttattataagATTAGGAAATATGTATAATGTGATATAATGTCTTTTTCGCTTCATATTTTTGCTATTCACGCTAGTATAAGACCTTGGAAGGAAATGGCGGATTCAATGACACAGATTTCGATTCTATGAGCAGCGGTCAGCTGCAATTTTGTAGGTATCGACGCGGCGCGAGTTTTAAAAGAGGGAATGATACACTACCACTACAATGAAATCTGTACAATTCAGGAACTGTACGGGATAGCgttgggcctgtggccttcgactggcataaTTCAATTATTCAAGACttgtttttatgattatttaactcgaccaagcacatCGATTCTTAGAAATGCTGAGTAGCCTTTTTGTGTCTGTGTGATCTGTTCGAGTCGAATCAGATGGCTTCGTCCCGATCCACTTGATCTAGTCCATCCGGCCTGCCAAtaggtgccgaggtctgtcCAGCGATTCTGGATGGatcgtagcttccggttcaacGGCGCGCCCGCGCTGCTAGCTGTTCGATGCGGCCTACTTGATTTAGTCCCCGGCGTCGGATCTAACCGAGCTATACCCGGTAGGTTGTCGAGGTCGATGCCAGTGGAGTCTGGCGTCCAGTTCGCTGGCTCCGCTATGATCCGAACCCGATGCtgtgtcgcgtactactcaactggtcccagGGCGATGGATATAGTCTATTCCAGCGAAAGGCGGCGGAATTTATCCCGAACCGGATTAGTTGTTTCACGACGGCCTTCTAGTCGGCGTCGctgctttgttggtcccttcgccagtTTCTCTGCACCTGGGAGAGTATACTCGACACTACTCTGTTGACCGCATCCCAGATATGCGCATCATGGAACATCTCTTCGAGGATATTGTCGACTGTCACGCCGGACCTTTCAAACtttttcgaacctagggcattcgaagaccacgtctTCTGGCATCTATTGCACGATCACACACTCCGGgccttcagcgcacgcatcgatgggattgATTGTCCCTCAATGCTGATCATCACGCGCTGAATTTTTTTACGCTTTCTGACCAtcactacctccgtcttgtggtgagccagctggaACTTGGCGTCAttcatccaggtttccacgatgtctTGTCTCTGCTAATAACATCTCTACTTCCGCGAAGGTCTGGCCGGTTATCTCCAGgacaacgtcatctgcaaaACCGACGATCTCGGCTACTGGGCAGTAGCAGTTTTAACATACCTTTGTATATTATATTCTAAAGCGTTGAACCAAGTATGAAGCCCTGGGGTACTCCCACTGTGACTAATCGACCTATGCTCCGTCTTTgtctcgtagaccagtactcggctCTGAAAGTAATGTTTCATAACCTTGCACAAATAGTTCGGGACacgcattctgtgcagcactATGGCGATAGCCATCCAGCCGGCGCTGTAGAACGCGTTCTTGACGTCGATCGTCACCACGGCGCTGTAGCGATTACCCCATCAATGCTTTCTCTGCGCTCGcaatgactgtgcggatggtgTTTCCGTCGAGGTCACTTTCCCgaatccgaactgcctctgcgataatccgttctcactttcagcgtagagtatccagcaggtatATAGGCCGATATAATGCTGGATCTCCTGAtggcttccctggttttggcagcaacacacgtttctggatcttccatttAGCCGGGAAGTAaccttcgtccaggcatttctgcagaactatcctgtatccggaaacaccaggatcgcggtcttcagAGCCACGATGGGGATACCGCCCAGACTGGGGGCTTCCTTCACTTTCAGCCCTTTcgtcactataaggagctcatcgctggagactcgattgtcacAAGCATTTCTCCCGTCTGTATCAAAGTACGGTGTAGGCAGCTATGTGGTTGGGTTGTGATTTTGAAAAAGGCCCTTGATCTTGGCCATCAAGCGTTGGCCCAGGAGTTAGCGGCCTGGTAGTTGCAATGTGTGTACCG encodes:
- the LOC131685462 gene encoding zinc finger protein 710-like; this encodes MEGQWAKPRYVSKWALRKEALARALVQEYKCGICLNEFKTKQMLSIHITNHHGPKRAQSYKWVNPALTGPAPPKPQKCETCSRVYMTEDQLRQHINTHFQKSSYDCYICDKRFPADVPLIGHLYYECDTEKKVVPLNNPKRPEADLMLYTIKRVRCMVCQIPFANLEKLKKHMAKKRHMEVCRASGKLACDMCQVIFPTTDRYAEHTCAFVC